A stretch of the Drosophila sulfurigaster albostrigata strain 15112-1811.04 chromosome 2L, ASM2355843v2, whole genome shotgun sequence genome encodes the following:
- the LOC133850336 gene encoding uncharacterized protein LOC133850336 produces the protein MHSLPLVFARQLNPGVVLTQELSMKIFKYETLKRERSQLDDEIVQIRKKQDNIEDNLAEALAEDEFQRCQQGELLGEPNEQELLEIFKQHLGRIIDKLATKYERKIYLEMDLQKMKTTIEKDIVTVNEETAAANKEAN, from the coding sequence ATGCACAGCCTGCCTTTAGTATTTGCCCGCCAGTTGAATCCGGGCGTCGTTCTGACTCAAGAGCTCAGCATGAAAATCTTCAAGTATGAAACGTTGAAACGTGAGCGATCTCAACTAGATGATGAGATTGTACAAATACGCAAGAAACAGGATAACATTGAAGACAATCTAGCCGAAGCATTGGCCGAAGATGAATTCCAACGCTGTCAACAGGGTGAACTTTTGGGCGAACCCAATGAGCAAGAGCTTCTTGAGATATTCAAGCAACACCTCGGTCGCATCATTGATAAGTTGGCCACCAAATACGAGCGCAAAATCTATCTGGAGATGGACTTGCAAAAGATGAAGACGACGATTGAGAAGGACATTGTGACAGTCAATGAGGAGACAGCTGCTGCAAACAAGGAAGCAAACTGA